A genomic window from Plasmodium coatneyi strain Hackeri chromosome 13, complete sequence includes:
- a CDS encoding tRNA-dihydrouridine synthase: MKEDETDEPVQRKEYEKTFWEQIGKPKYVLAPMVDLSELAFRLLCRNYNCDLAFTPMLHAKNFVEHEKYRKSYFQSCEKDKPVIAQFCGNNSKIILNAIDYIKNEVNAVDLNLGCPQQIAKKGNYGAFLLHKHDEVVNLVSDITNNCNIPITCKIRKIDQDYQKTLNLCYDLQSRNVKMITVHGRTKEEKGVNMKECDYEIIKIIKERLNIPIIANGSIEHFEDIQKCLNYTKADAVMCAEILLEKPYFFSNQNVHSVDVVNEYYDLFLQYESNTKYLKGHLFKMLYKYFQVHTDLRDLLNNCHSLDDYVNFRSILNERKTSGVLTESTLSWYRRYRKTE, encoded by the coding sequence atgaaagaagacgAAACGGACGAACCGGTACAGAGGAAGGAGTATGAAAAAACGTTCTGggaacaaattggaaaaccCAAGTACGTTTTAGCTCCCATGGTTGACTTAAGCGAATTAGCATTTCGATTGCTATGCAGAAATTACAACTGTGACTTGGCTTTCACCCCCATGttacatgcaaaaaattttgtggaGCATGAGAAATATCGGAAAAGTTATTTTCAAAGTTGCGAAAAAGATAAACCTGTAATTGCGCAGTTTTGTGGAAACAATtcgaaaattattttaaacgCAATTGATTATATTAAGAATGAGGTGAACGCTGTTGATCTGAATTTAGGGTGTCCCCAGCAAAttgccaaaaaggggaattatGGAGCCTTCTTACTACATAAGCACGATGAAGTGGTGAACTTAGTGTCAGACATAACGAATAATTGTAACATCCCAATTACTtgtaaaattagaaaaattgACCAAGATTATCAGAAAACGTTAAATCTGTGTTATGATTTACAAAGTCGCAATGTCAAAATGATTACTGTTCATGGAAggacaaaggaggaaaaaggcgTAAATATGAAAGAGTGCGATTatgaaattattaaaataatcAAGGAAAGATTAAACATCCCAATAATAGCTAATGGATCCATTGAACATTTTGAAGATATACAAAAATGCCTAAATTATACCAAGGCCGACGCAGTTATGTGTGCAGAAATTTTACTCGAAAaaccttattttttttcaaaccaAAATGTCCACTCGGTCGATGTCGTGAATGAGTATTACGATTTGTTTTTACAATACGAGAGTAacacaaaatatttaaaaggaCATTTGTTTAAAATGTTATATAAGTATTTTCAAGTGCACACTGATTTGAGAGACTTACTGAATAATTGCCACTCGTTGGATGACTATGTAAACTTTCGTTCCATTTTGAACGAGAGAAAGACTAGCGGCGTCCTCACCGAGTCCACCCTCAGTTGGTACAGGAGGTACAGGAAAACCGAGTGA